GCTGGAAGAACTTCAAGCACAAAGAACCAGATCATTTGAGTCATATTTCACTCTCACAACTTTCACGTCCTAAATGCAGGCAGCTgaacatatattttacatttcaaatctGTTATCTAAATGAAACGATTCCACGGAAATGTCttacatacaaaaacaaagggaGCGACTGTGACCTTTGTTGATACTAGATGGACTGTCTTAAGAAAACAAAGGCTTGTTCTGTGGCACTAACCAGCCAGGTTCCACTTAAAATGAGTCACAGTGGGTCTGAATGATATCACTGAGATACAATGGCCTCCCCCTCCACCATGAACAGGATGTGCTTCAAAGCAAACATGAGCTGCCGCCTGATACGGAGCAGGTCTGATGACTGAGGCGCAAGCACGGAGCCTTGTGTTACTCACATGGCCGAACAGGAGGAAGACAAGGAGGAAGGTGAGACCTCGCCACATCCAGGACTGAAACCCCTCTGTGGTTAAGCACAGGGttggcagaaaagaaaaagaacaaattatACTTCCATCAGAACCAAACACAAGTTGTCAATACAGTAAGTCAATCAAGGACAGCAAAATATAACACAATAACATGGGAAACACAATAATAAGGAAAATGGTAAACGACGACTGTGggaattatttaaaagaaatgagGATGAAGGCTAGCTGCAGTTATTAACCACTAGGCAGCATATCCAGATGGATATCACATAGGCAGGGTCAGGAAGACCTGAAAAAAGGTAGTTCGTGGAATATTATTCATGTGTTGTCGTAGATGACGTCCTGTTTTGTAAGTAACAGTAAGAAGCATCTGAGGACAGTTTTATAAATTCTGTTTAGTCCTTCAGAGAAAAATCTATAAAAGATGTCTAATTAGGAATTCTAATATAATGATTCTAATAGTCATTAGAATAGTCTAATAGTCATTCACGCAGCTGCCCTCTCTGCAACAACAAGCCTCCAGCACATCTCAAAACCAAGctgagttttattgtcatttcagctacatacatcgACAAAAGAGTGCAAGATTGCACTCTCACAAGACCGATACGGATGGCGCCACAACCAGGCCCGGAGAGGCCCTAGAGGCTGGAAGCAAGTAAAATGCAACCTCCACCAGCGTAATGGCATAATCAATTCGTTCAAGAAGAGGTGGGTGGTGTAAAAGCTGTGCCACAAGCCCCACAAAGGGTTCCACGGGCCTCACTACACATGACCCAGGACTGCAAGACGATCTGGACCGGAAGCTCCAATTCACCCATATAGTGCTGTGGTCCAAGTTGGTTCTCCTCACCAAGTTAACCATACCATGGGAGCGGAAGAGACTGATATACTCAAATCTTGTGGAAGAGTGCAGGGAAGCAGGACGGAGAACCACAATCAACTGTCCACCTTCTGGGGAAGATGGGTGTAGGTGGGGCAGGCCTTCAGAAAGTAATCAAAGACCTGGCAAAGGAGGCACAGAAGAGTAGTTTCCGGCTGTGGCTGAAGAGGAGGGATGCATGATGGGACGCCTCATCCCAGTCACTACCCCACCACCAGGAGGCTTGCCAGGTTCAAAGGGGCGGAATGTCAAGGAATGATGGTTCCTGTTTCAGACCTATGTGTTTTTTCTATACCCACAAGTTTTTCCGTATTCATTTTCGGTAATTGAGACTTCTATTTAAGTTTTTGGTCATTCAGTTGTTATTGTCTAGTGTTGTATGCACCTCAGTGGGCTCACCTGCCCACTGTGCAGAGAAAGCATATTCTGCGTTTGTGTCTCAGACTTTGTGACGCTTACTTTTGTTTATTGGTTCAACCACTCTTCACCACGCTGTGGACCTGTGCCACACGCTCCTCCCCTGCCATCACACTCAACTTCTCTGAGACACTCACCTACAGTTATGTCCATATTGTGCCTTTCCCCAAGAGCTCGTAGTCTGTACAGACAGCCGCTTTGGTAATAGTACTGAAGAAACTGAACAAAGTCTAGACACACATGGAACAGacacacaacattaaaaaaatctaacaatCATGTTTCTGTCTTCAGTTGAGTCTGCTGACGCACTCTGGACTGACATTACGTTAAAGTGGGTTTTGCTCGGATGACATCTGAGTCTTACTTATGTACATGGAGTAGGAGAGAAACTGGTTCCTGAACATCTGGTAGAGCTCCCCTTCTGGCCTGGCATGAAGAATGCAATTCAAACATCCACTCtcattcatttaaacacacTGCACACGCAAATACATACAGACCCTGCGaggaaaacatacacacaactgaCATCTGAATAATGCTGCAGGATGTTGCTAAATGTCTGGCATCCTCATTCTTCTCCAGGAAACAAaagtgcatgtgtctgctcttACCATGTGAGCATTACTCCCGACAGGAAGGTTGAGACATAGTGCTGAAACACCCACCAGCCTTTGATTCTGAAACAAAACGGAGAATCAGGATAGAGTCGAACAGAGCTGCCAATGCTAGCATAGAGAAGCTgcactgcaagaaaaaaaatgaaatgataaaaCTGATATATTACCTGGAGCCATTACAGATCAGGACACTCTCGCGTATAGTGAGTGTGCAGTAGTACCACACCAACAGGAAGTTGAAGAGTGCGTCAACCACTCTGTCAAAGTCATGGTTATAAGATGAATAAAAGCATTTATCCACGACGGTGAAATATACATTACAAGGCTTCATTTGAAATCATGACATATATCTCTCAGATGGAAACTACCATTAAGCTTAGGGTTACACTCACACTGTGTTTTAGGGCTAGGTTGCAGATATATTCATGAAGCAGAATAATATAGTGAATGCTGATAACGACAAATGCCACTCATACCTGTAGTTGACCACAGTTCGGCATGTGAAAGAAAACACCATAAGCAGTACTGTAACATACAGTTTGAATTTCTCATATTCATCCTTGTAGGCAAACCTGTAGATGacaaaaattttaataaaccaataaaaggCATTAGTCCTGTTCATTctgtgtatatttaaatattttcttaaatatacacacacacaaatcttacTTTGACTGCTTATTGAGTAGAGTCACATTCACATTGCCTAGTACCAGGCTGAGGTATAGCCTGGATTCGGGACATAATGCataatttaagttcatttgAAATAACATTAATCTTACTCTCAGTCTAAACACCCAGgggacatacagtacaggccaaaggtctggacacagcttctcattcaatgtgttttctttattttcatgaccattcatgaccctttgctctgattactgctttgcacactcttggcattctctcgatgagcttcaagaggtcctcacctgaaatggttttctaacagtcttgaaggagtttagcacttgttgacctctttgccttcactctgcgctccagctcaccccaaaccatctggattgggttcaggtccggtgactgtggaggccaggtctccactttttgttaagtacagaactccacatgtgttcattcatagttttgagaatctacaaatggaaatggtcatgacaataaagaaaacacgtcagaaggtgtgtccaaacttttggcctgtactgtatgaaagGAAGGGATCAACTGAAAAGAATGTAAGTTAATACCCATTTTTCTTTGGTAAGAAGGAATCCATCTCATAAAAGACATTATATCTCTCCTTAATGTTCTCCTGAATCCCACTGAGTGCACTTCCACTCTGCCTGCATCTGGAGAAGAGCAAGGCCAGGCGGTTTAGATGAATGCTGTCATTTTTCTCTGCAACTCTTTAAAACAACAGACAATGGCAacgctaaagaaaaaaaaaaaaacgcaagcCGAATGTCGAGAAGAACACCCGACTCTTTGTTGGAACTTGGGCTTTCCTGAGCCCAGCTGTGGCTGAGGTCAGTTCAGCAGAAACTGTATTAACACCCACTCTTCCAGCGCCACAGAAAGCTCCTTCAGCTTCTTTCTTTGCCGTGTGATGGCGGTGGAACAGCTATCCTGCAGCTTGGCGACCTCCTCCAGCTTCTGTCTGTAGAGACGATGAGTTTCCTGTggcaacacagacacacacacacatgctcaccataacatttacagtatttatcagacgcccttatccagagcgatttacaatcagtagttacagggacagtccccccctggagaaacttagggttaagtgtcttgctcagggacacaatggaagtaagtgggattttgggaattgaacctggcgagtgtgttacccactaggctcctaccacccatAATGCTTACTAACACAATCATTCCACAAAGATAAGGTTAATGTACTTGGAGTTTCCGTCCCACCATATTttgcacattaaataaaatgtttaagcCACAAGAAAGGGTGTGGGTGTGCAATGAGGAAAGAGAGTACAATGGTGTAATTCATAAAAGTGCCAGAACACAACTTGTGCAATACCCGCACATCAGAAACGAGGTTACCACAATTCTGAGTTTAAAAATGGGGATGGAGAGCAGAGTTGGTGACATGGGTGGGTgacccagtctctctctctctctctctccactacAGCGAGCGCCACCAAAACCTGCGTTGCCGGGTAACCACCTCAGCAGCGTCAGCTGACTGTGATAAGCCGTAATATTCGAACGTGACGTAACACTCGCGCCACGTTTTATTCGCGCTACGCATCGGCGTCACCTGGACTTGCTGGAAGTCCGTCTCCAAATCCGCCCACTCCTGAAGACAGTCGTCCACGCTGCTCGGCGTGAACAGCATGTCGGCGGCGGCGGTTCCCCGGAGCGGCGTCTGAGCCGGGCTCCGGCGgtcgggcggggcggggcggggcggggcggggcggggcggatTTCCTCCGGCTCTCCGCCAATAGGGTGGCGAGAGAGGACGGGCGGCCGCGCCTTCGCTCCAAGAGCACCTGGATAACCTGTCGGCCATGCCGAATCGCTTCCCAACGTCAATCTTCCTTACTACGTGTATGCGGATGTTCTCGGTGCTGATTTTTACTTGACTTTTTTATTCATACTCAT
The window above is part of the Denticeps clupeoides chromosome 6, fDenClu1.1, whole genome shotgun sequence genome. Proteins encoded here:
- the tmem120aa gene encoding transmembrane protein 120A-A isoform X1; translation: MLFTPSSVDDCLQEWADLETDFQQVQETHRLYRQKLEEVAKLQDSCSTAITRQRKKLKELSVALEEVAEKNDSIHLNRLALLFSRCRQSGSALSGIQENIKERYNVFYEMDSFLPKKNGLYLSLVLGNVNVTLLNKQSKFAYKDEYEKFKLYVTVLLMVFSFTCRTVVNYRVVDALFNFLLVWYYCTLTIRESVLICNGSRIKGWWVFQHYVSTFLSGVMLTWPEGELYQMFRNQFLSYSMYINFVQFLQYYYQSGCLYRLRALGERHNMDITVEGFQSWMWRGLTFLLVFLLFGHFFQLYNGVTLFRMAQLPEWKEWQVLMCGSTFLVLFMGNFSTTLGVVYHKYKYQDKTKQL
- the tmem120aa gene encoding transmembrane protein 120A-A isoform X2 — its product is MLFTPSSVDDCLQEWADLETDFQQVQETHRLYRQKLEEVAKLQDSCSTAITRQRKKLKELSVALEECRQSGSALSGIQENIKERYNVFYEMDSFLPKKNGLYLSLVLGNVNVTLLNKQSKFAYKDEYEKFKLYVTVLLMVFSFTCRTVVNYRVVDALFNFLLVWYYCTLTIRESVLICNGSRIKGWWVFQHYVSTFLSGVMLTWPEGELYQMFRNQFLSYSMYINFVQFLQYYYQSGCLYRLRALGERHNMDITVEGFQSWMWRGLTFLLVFLLFGHFFQLYNGVTLFRMAQLPEWKEWQVLMCGSTFLVLFMGNFSTTLGVVYHKYKYQDKTKQL